Proteins encoded together in one Camelus dromedarius isolate mCamDro1 chromosome 11, mCamDro1.pat, whole genome shotgun sequence window:
- the REDIC1 gene encoding regulator of DNA class I crossover intermediates 1, translated as MKLLGVLSPVRNSAVSLDLLNLYMVNQISCQKKTSETARKPVHVNMNRDIKMPLRKHDLELPMSPHCVPSNLCIDDIENNKYYQRLDSKEELGPAQSSQVMDSNRMSEPQFNRTENCSFTPPSFSAESSSNKNIIKQNFIPRIAPSSQKVAYKRKQNEQLSNVNYSNSLVSKLNESQDALSSSYETAQFGTLFERLNSPGNRDVLTGRPTIVIGKDCGSMDERRQSDFITEKKSLQHIWGENREEASDEDVNQPLSSLQSENSASFISENIINLLDIDQQKIKKTFDGCGYDNMGDICAVVSSDKNHFTDRYIRSIFTDPDLTFTNSAFNKERYPEKCQPNKNCQKEYNNSERHNFSTSFEKDYYPSSSDKKGKFESDYQEKTPQKKIQKYSASHMGYISLEELHSKQSQDFGRGEILVEERGMCSLKGRAMSAKKNYLDSSQSSQSTGYSPRPTDSCFSSSSEMPSEDEDQILHQTEDSNKRSIKTKETTSNFNLESMGKLPCDRITKNNANFHKQCESFHQLSMKNNTDQFPQPQCNNSAHILHNKTSNNYILQFARCDAWAQTESEPVMEGKLDAAVQCDIISKCKCRSDVASFCNVERCNENIKADTTGGQTVL; from the exons atgaaattactggGAGTTTTATCCCCTGTCAGAAATTCTGCTGTCAGTTTAGACCTCCTTAACCTATACATGGTAAATCAAATATCCTGCCAGAAGAAAACATCTG AAACTGCGAGAAAACCAGTGCATGTAAATATGAATAGAGACATAAAGATGCCCCTAAGAAAACATGATTTGGAACTTCCAATGTCGCCTCACTGTGTACCATCTAACCTCTGCATTGATGATATAGAAAACAA taAATACTATCAAAGACTAGACAGCAAGGAAGAACTTGGCCCAGCTcag TCATCACAAGTCATGGACTCAAATAGAATGTCTGAACCTCAGTTCAACAGAACAGAAAACTGCAGTTTCACTCCACCATCTTTTTCAGCAGAATCATCttctaataaaaatatcataaaacaaaatttcattccCAGAATAGCACCTAGTTCTCAGAAAGTTGCATATAAAAGAAAGCAGAATGAACAG ctGAGTAATGTTAATTATTCTAATTCCTTGGTTTCTAAACTAAATGAAAGTCAAGATGCTCTCAGCTCATCATATGAAACTGCACAATTTGGAACATTATTTGAAAGATTAAATAG TCCAGGAAATAGAGATGTCCTTACTGGGAGACCTACTATAGTTATAGGTAAAGATTGTGGAAGCATGGATGAGAGAAGACAGTCAGACttcattactgaaaaaaaatcattgcagcATATTTGGGGAGAAAACCGAGAAGAGGCTTCAGATGAAGATGTAAACCAGCCACTCTCCAGCCTTCAATCAGAGAATTCTGCCTCTTTTATTagtgaaaatataattaatttgttAGACATCGATCAGCAGAAGATAAAGAAAACCTTTGATGGGTGTGGTTATGACAACATGGGAGATATTTGTGCAGTCGTTAGTTCTGATAAAAACCATTTCACAGATCGATACATTAGAAGTATTTTTACAGATCCAGATTTGACTTTTACTAATTCTGCTTTTAATAAAGAACGTTATCCAGAAAAGTGTCAACCAAACAAGAACTGTCAGAAAGAGTACAACAATAGTGAAAGACATAATTTTAGTACGTCTTTTGAGAAGGATTATTACCCATCCAGCTCTGATAAAAAAG gaaaatttgaaaGTGATTACCAAGAGAAGACACCacagaaaaagatacagaaatattCAGCAAGCCATAT GGGTTATATCTCTTTGGAAGAATTGCATTCTAAGCAATCACAGGACTTTGGACGTGGTGAG atTTTGGTGGAAGAAAGAGGAATGTGTTCTTTAAAAGGCAGAGCAATGTCTGCTAAGAAAAACT ATCTCGATTCTTCACAGAGTAGTCAGTCTACTGGGTACTCTCCAAGGCCAACAGATAGTTGTTTCAGTTCCAGTTCAGAGATG ccATCTGAAGATGAAGATCAAATATTGCATCAAACTGAAGATTCAAATAAGAGATCCatcaaaaccaaagaaacaactagtaattttaatttagaaagcaTGGGAAAACTTCCATGTGATAGGATTACTAAAAACAACGCCAATTTTCATAAACAATGTGAGAGTTTTCACCAgctttcaatgaaaaataatacagatcaGTTTCCACAGCCTCAGTGTAATAACTCAGCACACATATTGCATAACAAAACCAGTAATAACTACATTCTACAGTTTGCAAGATGTGATGCATGGGCACAAACAGAGAGTGAGCCTGTAATGGAAGGAAAATTAGATGCTGCTGTACAGTGTGatataatttcaaaatgtaaatgtaGAAGTGATGTGGCTTCTTTTTGTAATGTTGAAAGGTGCAATGAAAATATTAAGGCCGATACCACTGGAGGGCAGACAGTCCTTTAA